The proteins below come from a single Roseiflexus sp. RS-1 genomic window:
- a CDS encoding complex I 24 kDa subunit family protein: MSLIEKHGAEIEAIIARYPHKPSAVLPLLFIAQDEYGYLTEAAMREVAELLDMPPTDVFEVAGFYSLLYEQPVGKWVLQVCDDVPCAFCGAEDLIATLQAKLGIGVDQTTPDGMFTLQRVKCLADCDHAPVLQANLEYYHDLTTPEKVEQVLAMLRQRAESGEQLSISGRYADR; encoded by the coding sequence ATGTCATTGATCGAAAAGCACGGCGCCGAGATCGAAGCGATCATTGCGCGCTATCCGCACAAGCCGAGTGCAGTGCTCCCATTGCTCTTCATCGCACAGGACGAATATGGCTACCTGACCGAAGCAGCCATGCGCGAAGTGGCCGAACTGCTTGACATGCCGCCAACTGACGTGTTCGAGGTCGCCGGGTTCTACTCGCTCCTGTACGAGCAACCGGTGGGCAAATGGGTGCTCCAGGTGTGTGATGATGTGCCATGTGCGTTCTGCGGCGCTGAAGACCTGATCGCCACGCTCCAGGCAAAACTCGGCATCGGCGTTGACCAGACGACGCCTGATGGCATGTTCACGCTGCAACGGGTCAAGTGCCTGGCAGACTGTGATCATGCGCCGGTGTTGCAGGCAAACCTGGAGTATTACCACGACCTGACAACGCCAGAGAAGGTTGAACAGGTACTGGCGATGCTCCGCCAGCGTGCAGAGTCTGGCGAGCAACTCAGCATTTCAGGG
- the nuoD gene encoding NADH dehydrogenase (quinone) subunit D, whose translation MTVAEIRARNLSIPAPSQITRPALAGEKETMVLNMGPHHPSTHGVLRLVVELDGETVVDVAPDIGFLHTGIEKTMESKTYQKAVVLTDRTDYLAPLSNNLSYVLAVEKLLGCEVPERATVARVLLVELQRIASHLVWLGTHALDLAAMSVFLYGFREREQILDIFELVSGARMMTSYFRVGGLAYDLPAGFDAAVEAFLQIMPGRIDEYEALLTDNPLWIERTQGIGAIDSEAAIALGLTGPGLRATGVAWDLRKTMPYCGYETYSFAIPTATHGDIYDRYLVRMAEMRESVSICRQALQRLRDIGPGPYMTSDRKIAPPPKSEITQSMEALIHHFKLWTEGFKPPRGDALAAVESPRGELATYIVSDGSAKPYRVHFRAPSFVNLQSLPHMARGHLVADLVALIASLDPVLGEVDR comes from the coding sequence ATGACCGTCGCCGAAATCCGCGCACGCAATCTGAGCATTCCCGCACCCAGTCAGATCACTCGTCCGGCGCTTGCCGGAGAGAAAGAGACCATGGTGCTGAATATGGGTCCCCACCACCCAAGCACCCACGGCGTGCTGCGACTGGTCGTTGAACTGGATGGCGAAACGGTTGTCGATGTTGCGCCAGACATCGGGTTCCTGCACACCGGCATCGAAAAAACGATGGAGAGCAAGACGTACCAGAAAGCGGTGGTGCTGACCGACCGCACCGATTATCTGGCGCCGCTCTCCAATAATCTGAGTTATGTGCTGGCAGTCGAAAAACTGCTCGGTTGCGAAGTTCCAGAGCGCGCTACCGTTGCACGGGTGCTGCTGGTGGAACTGCAACGGATCGCCAGCCATCTGGTATGGCTTGGCACCCATGCGCTCGATCTGGCGGCGATGAGCGTCTTCCTCTACGGTTTCCGTGAACGCGAACAGATCCTCGATATTTTCGAACTGGTCTCAGGCGCACGTATGATGACCAGTTACTTCCGGGTTGGAGGGCTGGCGTATGATCTGCCTGCCGGGTTCGATGCAGCCGTCGAGGCATTTCTGCAGATCATGCCGGGGCGGATCGATGAATACGAAGCTCTGTTGACCGACAATCCGCTGTGGATCGAGCGCACGCAGGGGATCGGCGCGATCGACAGCGAAGCGGCGATTGCCCTGGGATTGACCGGACCGGGCTTGCGCGCCACCGGAGTAGCGTGGGACCTGCGTAAAACGATGCCGTACTGCGGCTACGAAACCTATTCGTTCGCCATTCCGACCGCCACTCACGGCGATATTTATGACCGCTACCTGGTGCGGATGGCGGAGATGCGCGAAAGCGTCTCTATCTGCCGCCAGGCGTTGCAACGTCTGCGCGATATAGGTCCCGGACCCTACATGACGTCGGATCGCAAAATCGCGCCGCCGCCGAAGAGCGAAATCACGCAGAGCATGGAAGCGCTCATCCACCATTTCAAACTATGGACGGAAGGATTCAAACCGCCGCGCGGCGACGCACTGGCAGCAGTTGAATCACCGCGTGGAGAACTTGCAACCTACATCGTCAGCGATGGCAGCGCCAAACCCTACCGTGTCCACTTCCGTGCGCCTTCGTTCGTCAACCTGCAATCGCTGCCCCACATGGCGCGCGGTCATCTTGTCGCCGACCTGGTGGCGCTGATTGCATCCCTCGACCCGGTACTCGGAGAAGTTGATCGATAA